In Sulfurospirillum tamanense, the following proteins share a genomic window:
- a CDS encoding prepilin peptidase → MIIGFMGLLGLCVGSFLNVAIYRLPEGKSVLFPSSHCLTCKTPLRWYHNVPLLSWLFLRAKCATCKAPISIQYPLVELICAGLFIFVALREPLAEGVFLGLVFALLFALSLIDFRYKAVPDGLSFPALGVALLSGNVLVSLEHALMFAGGFALLRMGVSAFTKKEAMGEADILVAAIMGAILGITLGLVAIYLAALLALFAFYLLSKKEVALPFIPFLSLGLFLTYVFQTPITGLIEVYYG, encoded by the coding sequence ATGATTATAGGATTTATGGGACTGCTAGGTTTGTGCGTTGGGTCATTTTTAAACGTAGCGATTTATCGCCTTCCTGAGGGTAAAAGTGTTTTATTTCCAAGTTCCCATTGCCTTACATGTAAAACACCCCTACGGTGGTATCACAATGTTCCACTTCTTTCTTGGCTGTTTCTCCGGGCTAAATGCGCTACATGTAAAGCACCCATCAGCATCCAATACCCTCTTGTGGAACTTATATGTGCAGGGCTTTTTATCTTTGTAGCCCTTCGAGAACCTTTGGCAGAAGGGGTCTTTTTAGGACTTGTGTTTGCCTTGCTTTTTGCCCTTTCTCTCATTGACTTTCGCTACAAAGCTGTTCCTGATGGGCTCAGCTTTCCCGCCCTTGGCGTAGCACTCCTAAGCGGCAATGTATTGGTTTCTTTAGAACACGCGCTTATGTTTGCGGGCGGGTTTGCTTTATTGCGCATGGGTGTTTCCGCCTTTACCAAAAAAGAAGCGATGGGCGAAGCTGATATTCTTGTTGCCGCTATCATGGGTGCCATACTTGGAATCACCCTCGGGCTTGTGGCAATCTACTTGGCTGCCCTACTCGCGCTTTTTGCGTTTTATTTGCTCTCTAAAAAAGAGGTGGCTTTGCCGTTTATCCCTTTTTTATCTCTGGGGCTTTTTTTGACATACGTTTTTCAAACTCCCATTACAGGGCTCATTGAGGTTTATTATGGATAG
- a CDS encoding DMT family transporter, giving the protein MTPETKGLLITLAGVALMSAEAPLIRLANAPGVVVGVYFGLFVLLSTQLILLSQGVKTWRQSLSAQPQGALLAGLCMGVGNYCFVMAVSLTGIANTVLILASAPVVSALIALVILKEPTPLRIYIATFFVFIGLYIILSDDLGTGDFHGNLYAMGAVVCMSFLFVTLSRYKKASRVAFVSFGGFFMALFCGLSFSFEISLQGLFFVALMGLFVTPFSRILIGTGTQYLIPAHMGLLIIVESVLAPFWGWWWLDEVPTQATLLGGAIILGAITLNSLATLKRH; this is encoded by the coding sequence ATGACACCAGAAACCAAAGGACTACTTATCACTTTAGCAGGTGTAGCATTAATGAGTGCCGAAGCGCCACTCATTCGCCTTGCTAACGCACCAGGGGTGGTGGTTGGGGTCTATTTTGGCCTTTTTGTTTTACTCTCCACACAGCTCATCTTACTTTCCCAAGGCGTCAAGACATGGAGGCAAAGCTTAAGCGCACAACCCCAAGGTGCCCTTTTGGCGGGTCTTTGCATGGGTGTGGGAAACTACTGTTTTGTGATGGCCGTTTCTCTCACAGGTATCGCCAACACGGTTTTAATCCTCGCTAGCGCTCCCGTGGTGAGTGCACTCATTGCCCTTGTGATTTTAAAAGAACCCACGCCTTTGCGTATTTACATAGCAACTTTTTTTGTGTTTATTGGGCTATATATCATCCTCTCGGATGATCTTGGTACGGGGGATTTTCACGGGAACCTCTACGCCATGGGGGCTGTAGTGTGCATGTCTTTTTTGTTTGTTACTCTCTCGCGCTATAAAAAAGCCAGTCGGGTAGCTTTTGTCTCGTTCGGTGGGTTTTTTATGGCACTTTTTTGTGGGCTGAGTTTTTCATTTGAGATTTCCCTGCAAGGACTCTTTTTTGTGGCACTCATGGGACTTTTTGTCACCCCTTTTTCACGTATTTTAATTGGGACGGGGACTCAGTATCTTATTCCTGCACATATGGGGTTGCTCATTATCGTAGAGAGTGTTTTGGCGCCCTTTTGGGGGTGGTGGTGGCTAGACGAAGTTCCTACACAAGCAACACTTTTAGGAGGCGCTATCATCCTAGGCGCCATTACCCTCAACTCCCTAGCAACCCTTAAGCGCCACTAA
- a CDS encoding flagellar motor protein MotB: MAKKKDPCNCPKCLPNWLAAFGDLMSLLLCFFVLLLSMSTMDAKKVQEAIGSLAGALSVLEGGTKTEISRERQQQATPIEQQEETAQRVKTLSRTITDVNEMLKATGSPEVTLEESEDGFIIRLPSNLLFRAGSAAIDNDDAILFLKRIAMVIQQLPEDLHINARGHTDSEPPSQDSPFRDNWELSSARAVSVIKELLLSNVSPERVVASGKSSYEPLASNATAEGRAKNRRVDLHFYSLNKDNKNAAQQSVLDQQGAQ, translated from the coding sequence ATGGCCAAGAAAAAAGATCCTTGTAATTGCCCCAAATGTTTGCCAAACTGGTTGGCAGCTTTTGGTGATTTGATGTCTTTATTGCTCTGCTTTTTTGTACTTTTGCTCTCCATGTCCACCATGGATGCTAAAAAAGTACAAGAAGCCATCGGCTCCCTTGCAGGCGCGCTGAGTGTCCTAGAAGGCGGGACAAAGACAGAAATCAGTCGCGAACGGCAACAGCAAGCCACGCCCATTGAGCAACAAGAAGAAACGGCACAACGGGTAAAAACTCTTTCACGTACCATCACAGATGTTAATGAAATGCTTAAAGCAACAGGTTCTCCTGAGGTGACTTTGGAGGAATCTGAGGATGGATTTATTATACGTTTGCCCTCTAATTTACTCTTTCGAGCGGGTTCTGCGGCTATTGATAATGACGATGCAATTTTATTTTTAAAGCGCATCGCTATGGTAATACAACAGCTTCCTGAAGATCTGCATATTAACGCAAGAGGCCACACAGACAGTGAGCCCCCTTCACAAGATAGTCCTTTTAGGGACAACTGGGAGCTCTCCTCTGCCCGTGCAGTGAGTGTGATTAAAGAGTTGCTTTTGAGCAATGTAAGCCCTGAGCGCGTAGTGGCTTCTGGAAAATCTTCTTATGAGCCTTTAGCATCCAATGCCACAGCAGAAGGGCGTGCCAAAAACAGGCGCGTGGATTTGCATTTTTATTCACTCAATAAAGACAATAAAAACGCAGCCCAGCAAAGTGTTCTTGACCAGCAAGGTGCACAGTGA
- a CDS encoding motility protein A: MDLGTVVGLVLTLALLAGAMAMGVGVGPYIDVPSILIVFGGTTGALLTGFKMEQMKSMVKIFMIAIKPPQENVPELIKKMVDYSTKARRDGILALENDANNESNAFLRKGLSMAVDGNEPDNIRDLLEIEMEQTSARHKSNADIFDRMAGFAGSMGMIGTLIGLVAMLLNMADPSAIGPAMAVALLTTMYGAMIGNIVGAPVNNILLIRDSDETLAKTLILEGIMAIQAGDNPRTLEAKLLSFLPPNERTSQFE; encoded by the coding sequence ATGGATTTGGGAACGGTTGTTGGGTTAGTCTTGACGCTAGCACTTTTAGCAGGCGCAATGGCTATGGGTGTAGGGGTAGGTCCTTATATCGATGTTCCTTCTATTCTCATCGTATTTGGCGGTACAACAGGTGCGCTGCTCACCGGTTTTAAGATGGAGCAGATGAAAAGCATGGTTAAAATCTTTATGATTGCAATCAAGCCTCCACAAGAAAATGTTCCAGAGTTGATTAAAAAAATGGTAGATTACTCCACTAAAGCGCGACGGGATGGTATCTTGGCCTTGGAAAATGATGCCAACAACGAGTCCAATGCCTTTTTGCGCAAAGGCCTTTCCATGGCAGTGGATGGCAATGAGCCAGACAATATCCGCGATTTGCTTGAAATTGAGATGGAACAAACCAGTGCGCGCCATAAAAGTAACGCCGATATTTTTGACCGCATGGCAGGGTTTGCGGGCTCCATGGGGATGATTGGTACGCTCATCGGCCTCGTAGCGATGTTGTTAAACATGGCAGACCCCTCTGCCATTGGTCCAGCGATGGCCGTAGCCTTGCTCACGACCATGTACGGCGCTATGATTGGAAACATTGTAGGCGCACCTGTTAACAATATTTTACTTATTCGCGACAGTGATGAAACCTTGGCCAAAACGCTTATCTTGGAAGGTATTATGGCGATTCAAGCTGGCGATAACCCCCGAACTTTGGAGGCAAAACTTCTCTCCTTTTTGCCGCCCAATGAGCGCACGAGCCAGTTTGAGTAA
- a CDS encoding ABC transporter permease: MRTLFDYTLHSLGRFGRKNLLIGFIFTLLVWLLSTSLMITHSLKHAFLHSASSLPALTVQQLQGNQTVPISPAILEPFWRIAGVSMVQGRVWGMYYLELDNLYVSLVGIEPYVEQYNTLASSAHLEALDTPFPPMLTSPSLVHLLKKYMSGDSLSFLKHGGGFERLTLAGTFDPELSLLSNDVILMPMAQARAILGLPQGYTDAFVKVPNEEEIGTVASKIAAQNPTLRILSKEALIQRYLSLYDMKGGWFLALSLVCFATFAMILYDKASGLSSQEKREIGILKALGWEVEHIIKHKLTEAALISVGGFLTGFTLALGYVFFLDAPLLRLIFTGYSALRPAFSLPFSLDVPLFFLLFFATVPLYLAASVIPAWKASVEDAGEVMR, translated from the coding sequence ATGAGGACACTGTTTGATTACACCCTGCACTCCTTGGGGAGGTTTGGGCGCAAGAACTTACTTATCGGTTTCATTTTCACCCTTTTGGTTTGGCTTTTGAGCACGTCACTCATGATTACCCATAGCCTAAAACACGCCTTTTTACACAGCGCTTCTTCTTTGCCAGCACTCACGGTTCAGCAACTTCAAGGTAACCAAACTGTGCCCATTTCCCCTGCGATTTTGGAGCCTTTTTGGAGGATTGCAGGAGTAAGTATGGTGCAAGGGCGGGTGTGGGGGATGTATTATTTGGAACTTGATAACCTTTATGTTAGCCTTGTGGGCATCGAACCTTATGTGGAGCAGTACAATACTCTTGCTTCAAGTGCGCACCTAGAAGCATTGGATACTCCCTTTCCGCCCATGCTCACCTCCCCTTCTTTGGTCCATTTGCTTAAGAAATATATGTCTGGCGATTCCCTTTCTTTTTTAAAACACGGTGGTGGGTTTGAAAGACTCACTCTTGCTGGAACCTTCGACCCCGAACTTTCCTTACTGAGTAATGATGTCATCCTCATGCCCATGGCGCAAGCGCGCGCCATTTTAGGTTTACCACAAGGCTACACCGATGCTTTTGTTAAGGTGCCCAACGAAGAAGAGATTGGCACCGTGGCTTCTAAAATCGCCGCGCAAAACCCCACTTTGCGTATTCTTTCCAAAGAGGCACTCATCCAACGTTACTTAAGCTTGTACGACATGAAAGGTGGATGGTTTTTGGCACTAAGTTTGGTTTGTTTTGCAACCTTTGCCATGATTTTATACGATAAAGCCAGTGGTTTAAGCTCCCAAGAAAAACGCGAAATTGGGATCTTAAAAGCGCTGGGATGGGAAGTAGAACACATCATTAAACACAAACTCACCGAAGCGGCCCTCATTAGCGTGGGTGGCTTTTTAACGGGCTTCACTCTCGCCCTTGGGTACGTGTTTTTCTTAGACGCCCCGCTTTTGCGACTTATCTTTACGGGCTACAGTGCCCTGCGCCCTGCTTTTTCCCTTCCTTTTTCTTTAGATGTACCACTTTTTTTCCTGCTCTTTTTTGCTACCGTACCGCTCTACCTTGCCGCTTCTGTCATTCCTGCATGGAAGGCGAGCGTGGAAGATGCGGGAGAGGTGATGCGATGA
- the coaBC gene encoding bifunctional phosphopantothenoylcysteine decarboxylase/phosphopantothenate--cysteine ligase CoaBC: MEHLLTSRRILLGVTGSIAAYKSVELARLLIKAGASVRVIMSEEAKRFVTPLTFEAITGERVLHAKSEDWTNQDNHIHVHRWAELFCIAPATANTLNKLSHGIADGLLLQTALACPHPLVFAPAANTQMIEHPATQASIALLAQRGASIVEPISKLLACQIHGKGAMAEPETIFWYIAQALLQTPALKGKKVLVTGGGTTEAIDAVRCLSNHSSGKMAEALALALFLKGAKPTLLTSAPAHTLNAPFSRMSYTNTTSLKHTLFEILSAHEALIMAAAVSDYLPKNTLEGKAKKSDLGSTWELSLVQNEDILIQAAATGIRCIGFKAETDAKNAHANARAMLEAKKLDGVCLNILDDTLTFGDDHTQLHLLTRHQEVTFEPLSKLEASLKLVEACFA; encoded by the coding sequence ATGGAACATCTTTTAACCAGTCGACGGATTTTACTGGGCGTCACAGGAAGCATTGCCGCTTACAAAAGCGTTGAACTTGCCCGCTTGCTCATCAAAGCCGGAGCCAGTGTGCGCGTCATTATGAGCGAAGAAGCCAAACGTTTTGTCACACCTTTAACCTTTGAAGCCATCACAGGCGAGCGGGTTTTGCACGCAAAGAGCGAAGATTGGACAAACCAAGACAACCACATCCACGTCCACCGTTGGGCGGAACTTTTTTGCATCGCTCCGGCCACGGCCAACACCCTAAACAAACTCTCCCACGGCATTGCCGATGGGTTGTTACTGCAAACGGCTCTGGCGTGTCCTCATCCTCTTGTTTTTGCACCTGCGGCCAACACGCAGATGATAGAACACCCCGCCACACAAGCTTCTATTGCCTTGTTAGCGCAACGGGGAGCGAGCATTGTAGAACCAATTTCTAAACTCCTTGCCTGCCAAATTCATGGCAAAGGCGCCATGGCTGAACCTGAGACTATTTTTTGGTACATTGCCCAAGCGCTGCTTCAAACCCCTGCCCTCAAAGGCAAAAAAGTCCTTGTTACAGGCGGAGGTACCACCGAAGCTATTGACGCGGTGCGCTGTCTTAGCAACCACTCTAGTGGAAAAATGGCAGAAGCCCTTGCTCTTGCTCTTTTTCTCAAAGGCGCCAAACCTACCTTGCTTACCAGTGCTCCTGCTCACACGTTAAACGCTCCTTTTTCACGGATGAGTTACACCAATACGACCTCACTTAAACATACCTTGTTTGAAATACTAAGTGCCCATGAAGCGCTCATAATGGCGGCGGCTGTGAGTGATTACCTTCCTAAAAACACCCTTGAGGGCAAAGCAAAAAAAAGCGATTTGGGCAGTACGTGGGAGTTGTCTTTAGTGCAAAATGAAGACATTTTAATCCAGGCAGCAGCGACTGGCATACGGTGCATTGGTTTTAAAGCAGAAACAGACGCTAAAAATGCCCATGCTAATGCACGCGCCATGCTTGAGGCTAAAAAACTTGATGGTGTGTGCTTAAATATTTTGGACGACACGCTTACTTTTGGAGACGACCACACCCAACTGCACCTCTTAACACGCCACCAAGAAGTTACTTTCGAGCCCCTCAGCAAGCTTGAAGCTTCTTTAAAATTGGTCGAGGCCTGCTTTGCATGA
- a CDS encoding CvfB family protein: MTQTLQIGRINQLMIERKSDPGLYLKAGDGEEVLLPNAYVSITMEIGQTLDVFVYTDSEDRLVASTRMPEARLGEFALLEVKDVTSFGAFCDWGLPKELFVPVKFQKTPFKVGQKRVIRVSLDEQTNRLIGVEKFGKFLTTRRPDFSTGDEVALFVLASTPLGFKAIVNNRFTGMLFHNEVFEPLHVGKRTKGYIKEVRQDGKITLSLRPLEKGDVFAKEKVLSVLRANGYALPFAYKATPEEVYAYFGLSKKAYKQALTQLQEEGAITLDENGIRFSGA, from the coding sequence GTGACACAAACTTTGCAGATAGGCCGTATAAATCAGCTCATGATTGAGCGAAAAAGTGACCCAGGATTGTATTTAAAAGCGGGTGATGGGGAAGAGGTTTTACTTCCTAACGCCTATGTTTCCATTACGATGGAGATAGGTCAAACCCTAGACGTGTTTGTCTACACAGACTCCGAAGACAGGCTAGTTGCTTCAACGCGCATGCCTGAGGCGCGTTTGGGGGAATTTGCTCTTCTGGAAGTGAAGGATGTTACCTCCTTTGGTGCCTTTTGCGATTGGGGCTTGCCAAAAGAGTTATTTGTGCCCGTAAAGTTTCAAAAAACACCCTTTAAAGTTGGCCAAAAACGGGTTATTCGGGTGAGTTTGGACGAGCAAACCAACCGCCTCATTGGCGTGGAAAAATTTGGCAAGTTTCTCACCACGCGTCGCCCAGATTTTTCCACAGGGGACGAGGTAGCGTTGTTTGTCCTTGCCTCTACACCTCTTGGGTTTAAGGCTATTGTTAACAACCGTTTCACGGGAATGCTCTTTCATAATGAAGTGTTTGAACCTTTACATGTAGGGAAGCGCACCAAGGGCTACATCAAGGAAGTGCGCCAAGATGGCAAGATAACCCTCTCTTTGCGCCCCTTAGAAAAAGGTGATGTTTTTGCCAAGGAAAAAGTCCTTAGTGTTTTACGCGCTAATGGTTACGCACTCCCTTTTGCCTACAAGGCCACCCCTGAGGAAGTATATGCTTATTTTGGTTTAAGTAAGAAAGCCTATAAGCAGGCACTCACGCAGCTTCAAGAAGAGGGTGCCATTACCCTTGATGAAAATGGCATACGTTTTAGTGGCGCTTAA
- the glmU gene encoding bifunctional UDP-N-acetylglucosamine diphosphorylase/glucosamine-1-phosphate N-acetyltransferase GlmU: MNLSIVIMAAGFGTRMKSSLPKVLHPISGHPMLFHILSEATTLSDDIHVVLYHEHEAIKAAMASYFEGITFVLQDHANFPGTGGAIKAAHPKYDTVLVLNGDMPLVQASTLTPLLNHDVAVVMSVFEARNPFGYGRVVLDASSNVARVVEEKDATAQEKALRTVNAGVYVFQKKFLENALPNLRNANAQNEYYLTDLVEIATSQGEAVKAVMVDEEAFMGVNSKLHLAQAETAMQQRLREKWMEEGVSMRLPQTIFLDARARFEGECFLENGVSILGDSTIIASSIKANSVVESSTIVDSTVGPLARIRPHCHIQDSHLGNFVEVKNSTLKGVKAGHLSYLGDASIDEGTNVGCGTITCNYDGKAKHRTQIGKNVFIGSDTQLIAPVVIEDDVLIAAGSTITQNVPTGALAISRAKLSIKAGFFHRFFPTKQ; this comes from the coding sequence ATGAATCTTTCTATTGTCATCATGGCTGCAGGGTTTGGCACACGCATGAAGTCTTCTTTGCCAAAGGTTTTACACCCCATTAGCGGTCATCCGATGCTTTTTCACATCCTTTCCGAAGCCACAACATTAAGCGACGATATTCACGTGGTGCTCTACCACGAGCACGAAGCCATCAAAGCCGCGATGGCATCTTATTTTGAAGGCATTACCTTTGTCCTTCAAGACCATGCCAACTTCCCAGGCACAGGTGGGGCCATCAAAGCCGCGCACCCCAAATACGACACCGTACTTGTCTTAAACGGCGACATGCCTTTGGTGCAAGCAAGCACCCTCACTCCTTTGTTAAACCACGACGTAGCCGTTGTTATGAGCGTCTTTGAAGCGCGTAATCCCTTTGGGTATGGCAGGGTTGTGCTAGACGCCTCTTCTAACGTCGCACGCGTTGTGGAAGAAAAAGACGCCACAGCACAAGAAAAGGCGTTGCGCACGGTCAATGCAGGCGTGTACGTGTTTCAAAAAAAGTTTTTAGAAAACGCCCTGCCCAACCTGCGCAATGCCAACGCACAAAATGAGTATTACCTCACCGACCTTGTGGAAATCGCCACCAGCCAAGGCGAGGCAGTCAAGGCGGTTATGGTGGATGAAGAGGCGTTTATGGGCGTTAATTCCAAGCTTCACCTTGCTCAAGCCGAAACCGCCATGCAACAGCGCTTAAGGGAAAAATGGATGGAAGAAGGGGTGAGCATGCGCCTTCCCCAAACCATCTTTCTTGACGCTAGAGCGCGCTTTGAGGGGGAATGTTTTCTTGAAAATGGTGTGAGTATTTTGGGAGATTCAACTATCATTGCTTCATCCATCAAAGCCAACAGTGTCGTCGAATCAAGCACTATTGTTGATTCTACTGTAGGCCCCTTGGCACGGATTCGACCCCATTGTCACATTCAAGATTCCCACCTTGGCAACTTCGTGGAAGTTAAAAATTCTACCCTCAAAGGCGTTAAAGCGGGTCATCTTAGCTACCTTGGCGATGCGAGCATTGATGAGGGCACTAACGTGGGTTGCGGGACGATTACATGTAACTATGATGGCAAAGCCAAACACCGCACGCAGATTGGGAAAAATGTTTTCATCGGCAGCGACACTCAACTCATCGCTCCTGTTGTCATTGAAGATGATGTGCTCATTGCTGCGGGTTCGACCATCACGCAAAATGTTCCCACAGGAGCACTGGCCATCAGCCGCGCGAAGCTCTCCATCAAAGCGGGTTTTTTCCACCGTTTTTTCCCTACAAAGCAGTAG
- a CDS encoding ABC transporter ATP-binding protein, whose amino-acid sequence MIQAEHVSKVFNEGTPQEFQALWDISLHVKQGECVLLKGVSGSGKSTLLALCAGLYQPSHGTVHVASKPLSSLPEHFASRLRRRHIGIIFQQFHLIPRLSVLNNLALPALPDGIDITPRAESLLKRFGLFERQHTLASFLSGGEQQRVALIRALINDPDIILADEPSANLDVTLTKELLKTFDTLREAGKTLLIATHDPLLLAWNSNHVELSHGRRV is encoded by the coding sequence ATGATTCAAGCAGAACACGTCAGCAAAGTTTTCAACGAAGGTACACCCCAAGAGTTTCAAGCCCTTTGGGATATTTCCTTACATGTAAAGCAAGGAGAATGCGTGTTGTTAAAGGGGGTGAGCGGGAGCGGCAAAAGCACCTTGCTTGCCCTGTGCGCGGGTCTTTACCAACCTAGCCACGGCACCGTCCATGTGGCCTCCAAACCGCTCTCTTCCTTGCCTGAGCACTTCGCTTCGCGCCTTCGCCGTCGGCATATTGGCATCATTTTTCAGCAATTTCACCTCATTCCAAGACTGAGTGTTTTAAACAACCTGGCCCTCCCCGCTTTGCCTGATGGCATAGACATCACCCCGCGTGCCGAGTCACTTTTGAAACGCTTTGGCCTTTTTGAGCGCCAACACACCCTTGCTTCTTTCCTCTCAGGCGGCGAACAACAGCGAGTAGCGCTCATACGCGCGCTCATCAACGACCCCGACATTATCCTTGCCGATGAGCCCAGCGCTAACCTCGATGTCACCCTAACCAAAGAGCTTTTAAAAACCTTCGATACCTTGCGTGAAGCGGGAAAAACCTTGCTCATCGCCACTCACGACCCCTTACTTTTAGCATGGAACAGCAACCATGTAGAACTTTCCCACGGGCGGCGTGTGTGA
- the uppS gene encoding polyprenyl diphosphate synthase has product MHPLSHLAIIMDGNGRWANEQGLTRTKGHEKGAVVVREVTTYAAKYEINRLTLYAFSTENWKRPRTEVDFLMKLLARFLKQELPTLLAHNIRFDVIGDMGPFSQSLKKSIAHTKEATANNTGLTQVLALNYGGLDEITRAAQRLVDAHAPITTATLETALDDPTPVDLLIRTGGEMRLSNFLLWQAAYAELRFTPTLWPAFTCKELETLINSYYQSVRRFGGL; this is encoded by the coding sequence ATGCATCCCTTATCACACCTAGCTATCATCATGGACGGAAATGGCCGTTGGGCGAACGAGCAAGGATTAACGCGCACCAAAGGACATGAAAAAGGGGCTGTAGTGGTACGCGAAGTCACGACTTATGCAGCCAAATACGAAATCAACAGACTCACTCTTTATGCTTTTAGTACTGAAAATTGGAAACGTCCGCGCACTGAAGTGGATTTTTTAATGAAGCTTTTGGCACGCTTTCTAAAACAAGAGCTTCCCACTCTTTTGGCGCACAATATTCGCTTTGATGTTATTGGCGACATGGGTCCATTTTCCCAATCCCTTAAAAAATCCATCGCGCACACCAAAGAAGCCACTGCCAACAACACGGGACTCACCCAGGTTCTCGCCCTCAATTACGGTGGTTTGGATGAGATTACACGCGCAGCACAGCGTCTTGTAGATGCTCATGCACCCATCACAACCGCAACACTCGAAACCGCTCTTGATGATCCCACTCCTGTGGATTTGCTCATTCGCACGGGAGGTGAGATGCGTTTGTCTAATTTTCTTTTGTGGCAAGCAGCCTATGCAGAATTACGTTTTACGCCCACACTGTGGCCCGCCTTTACATGTAAAGAACTTGAAACTCTCATTAACTCCTACTATCAAAGCGTTCGTCGTTTTGGAGGACTTTAG
- the fliP gene encoding flagellar type III secretion system pore protein FliP (The bacterial flagellar biogenesis protein FliP forms a type III secretion system (T3SS)-type pore required for flagellar assembly.), which yields MLFGIFFLSASLLGVDDPVTIPTVNLSLSAPSSPEQLVTSLNVLIVLTLLALAPSLIFMMTSFLRLVIVFSFLRQAIGTQQMPPNTVVISLALILTFFIMEPIAKQSYEVGVKPYLAEEISYQEAFALGVEPFKEFMIRNTREKDLALFFRIRNLENPATVQDVPLTVAVPAFMISELKTAFEIGFLLYLPFLVIDMVVSSVLMSMGMMMLPPVMISMPFKLLIFVLVDGWNLLVGNLVESFR from the coding sequence ATTCTTTTTGGGATATTTTTTCTAAGCGCCTCTTTACTTGGCGTGGATGATCCCGTAACCATTCCTACTGTTAATTTAAGCCTCAGCGCACCAAGTTCACCCGAACAATTGGTCACAAGTCTTAATGTTCTTATTGTTTTAACCCTTTTGGCCCTCGCGCCTTCGTTGATTTTCATGATGACGAGTTTTTTGCGCCTCGTTATTGTTTTTTCTTTTTTGCGCCAAGCTATCGGCACCCAGCAAATGCCACCCAATACGGTGGTTATTTCCTTGGCACTGATTTTAACCTTTTTCATCATGGAGCCTATCGCAAAACAGTCTTATGAGGTAGGAGTAAAACCCTATCTTGCGGAAGAAATCAGTTATCAAGAAGCCTTTGCTCTGGGCGTTGAGCCCTTTAAAGAGTTTATGATTCGCAACACAAGGGAAAAAGATTTGGCCCTTTTCTTTCGAATTCGTAATCTTGAAAACCCTGCCACCGTCCAAGATGTGCCGTTGACTGTGGCGGTACCTGCATTTATGATTAGCGAGCTCAAAACAGCCTTTGAGATAGGCTTTTTGCTCTACTTGCCCTTTTTGGTGATTGACATGGTGGTGAGCTCTGTTCTTATGAGTATGGGGATGATGATGTTGCCGCCGGTGATGATTTCGATGCCTTTTAAGTTGCTTATCTTCGTGCTAGTGGATGGCTGGAATTTACTTGTTGGAAATTTAGTGGAGAGTTTCAGGTGA